One Colius striatus isolate bColStr4 chromosome 7, bColStr4.1.hap1, whole genome shotgun sequence DNA segment encodes these proteins:
- the TM2D3 gene encoding TM2 domain-containing protein 3 produces MAAPAVLAGQRALGRLCSLVLFLSQLYLLSGRAGSLMTTKHSQPQSTFAKSLTSASTNTPYFKAAESTELPSYVTKCPSNGLCSRLPPDCMTCNTNYSCIYGKPATFDCRVKPHVHCVDQHNHEQENFTINMTCQFCWQLATTDYVCTNSTSCMTVSCPRQRYNATCTVRDHIHCLGNRVFPKMLYCNWTGGYKWSTALALSITLGGFGADRFYLGQWREGLGKLFSFGGLGIWTLIDVLLIGVGYVGPADGSLYI; encoded by the exons ATGGCGGCGCCGGCGGTGCTGGCGGGGCAGCGCGCCCTGGGCAGGCTCTGTAGTCTCGTGCTCTTCCTTTCCCAGCTCTACCTCCTCTCCGGCCGCG cGGGGTCTTTGATGACCACAAAGCATTCACAGCCACAGTCTACATTTGCAAAAAGTCTAACTTCAGCAAGTACAAACACTCCTTATTTTAAAGCAGCAG AAAGTACAGAGCTTCCATCTTATGTAACTAAATGCCCTAGCAATGGGCTTTGCAGTAGGTTGCCACCAGACTGTATGACATGTAACACAAACTATTCCTGTATATATGGGAAGCCGGCCACTTTTGATTGCAGAGTCAAGCCACACGTTCATTGTGTT GATCAACATAACCATGAGCAGGAGAACTTTACAATTAACATGACATGCCAGTTTTGCTGGCAGCTCGCAACAACTGATTATGTATGTACCAACTCCACAAGCTGCATGACAGTCTCCTGTCCGCGACAGCGATACAATGCCACGTGTACAGTACGGGATCATATTCATTGCCTAG GTAATCGTGTTTTTCCTAAGATGCTCTATTGCAACTGGACTGGAGGTTATAAGTGGTCTACTGCCTTGGCACTAAG CATCACCCTTGGTGGATTTGGTGCCGATCGTTTCTATTTGGGCCAGTGGCGGGAAGGGCTGGGAAAGCTCTTCAGCTTTGGTGGACTTGGCATATGGACCCTAATTGATGTGCTGCTAATAGGTGTTGGCTATGTGGGGCCCGCAGATGGTTctctttatatttaa